A section of the Castanea sativa cultivar Marrone di Chiusa Pesio chromosome 12, ASM4071231v1 genome encodes:
- the LOC142620695 gene encoding cytochrome b-c1 complex subunit 8-like: protein MGKQPVRMKAVVYALSPFQKKVMPGLWKDIPGKIHHKVSENWHSAVLLLALLVDTYSFLVCIVVLLLAFGVDHGTGTMDEGLRFLVSSF from the exons ATGGGGAAGCAACCAGTGAGGATGAAGGCGGTGGTGTACGCACTCTCACCGTTCCAAAAAAAGGTGATGCCTGGCCTTTGGAAAGACATTCCGGGAAAGATCCACCACAAGGTCTCCGAGAATTGGCACAGCGCTGTCCTTCTCCTTGCTCTTCTCGTCGACACCTACTC TTTTTTGGTTTGCATAGTGGTATTGTTGCTGGCTTTTGGTGTTGACCATGGGACGGGGACGATGGACGAGGGTTTGAGgtttctagtttctagtttCTAG